A genomic region of Brassica napus cultivar Da-Ae chromosome C3 unlocalized genomic scaffold, Da-Ae chrC03_Random_34, whole genome shotgun sequence contains the following coding sequences:
- the LOC125594698 gene encoding TATA-box-binding protein 2-like → MAEQGVEGSQPVDLMKHPSGIIPTLQNIVSTVNLDCKLDLKSIALQARNAEYNPKRFAAVIMRIREPKTTALIFASGKMVCTGAKSEHFSKLAARKYARIVQKLGFPAKFKDFKIQNIVGSCDVKFPIRLEGLAYSHSAFSSYEPELFPGLIYRMKQPKIVLLIFVSGRLL, encoded by the exons ATGGCTGAACAAGGAGTGGAAGGGAGTCAACCAGTTGACCTTATGAAGCATCCTTCAGGGATTATTCCAACTCTTCA aaaCATTGTCTCGACAGTGAACTTAGACTGCAAGCTTGATCTCAAATCCATAGCTTTGCAGGCTCGTAACGCTGAATATAACCCCAAG CGTTTTGCTGCAGTAATCATGAGGATAAGAGAGCCAAAGACTACAGCGTTGATCTTTGCTTCTGGGAAAATG GTGTGTACCGGAGCTAAGAGTGAACATTTTTCAAAGCTGGCTGCGAGAAAG taCGCTCGGATTGTTCAAAAGCTTGGCTTTCCTGCAAAGTTCAAG GATTTCAAGATTCAGAACATTGTAGGATCTTGTGATGTCAAATTCCCCATTAGGCTTGAAGGTCTTGCATACTCTCACAGTGCTTTCTCAAGT TACGAGCCTGAACTGTTCCCAGGACTGATATATAGGATGAAACAACCAAAGATTGTGCTGCTTATTTTTGTCTCAGGAAGATTGTTATAA